One window of Planktothrix serta PCC 8927 genomic DNA carries:
- the ftsH gene encoding ATP-dependent zinc metalloprotease FtsH — protein sequence MGWLDAKQIIPQKTIIGKRVGRILGSWIIAQSVLLGTPAFANNTPKTLTYSQLLQKIEAGDVQKIEEDPSRQMAKVTLKADKDKKPPSVYLVSLFEQNPELMQQIRANNVEYGVSPTADNSAAMGLIINMLIIFGVLAFLLMILRRSTQASGQAMNFGKSRARFQMEAKTGILFEDVAGVEEAKEELQEVVTFLKQPERFTAIGAKIPRGVLLIGPPGTGKTLLAKAIAGEAGVPFFSISGSEFVEMFVGVGASRVRDLFRKAKENSPCLIFIDEIDAVGRQRGAGIGGGNDEREQTLNQLLTEMDGFEGNTGIIVIAATNRPDVLDAALLRPGRFDRQVMVDLPTFNGRLGILKVHARNKKLSEEVSLDAIARRTPGLSGADLANLLNEAAILTARRRKEAITPLEIDDAIDRITIGLALTPLLDSKKKRLIAYHEIGHALLMTLLKNSDPLNKVTIIPRSGGIGGFAQQMFNEEMVDSGLYTKSWLIDQIIICLGGRAAEIEVFGDSEVTVGASNDIQTVTNLAREMVTRYGMSELGLVALESPSGEVFLGRGFPSQSEYSEEVATKIDHLIRDLAFECYEQAREIVRHNRMLMDHLVELLLEIETLDGEQFRQLVAEYTTLPERQLATRS from the coding sequence ATGGGGTGGTTAGATGCCAAACAGATAATCCCTCAAAAAACCATCATCGGGAAACGAGTGGGGCGGATTTTGGGGAGTTGGATCATTGCCCAGAGTGTACTGTTGGGGACTCCCGCCTTCGCCAATAACACCCCAAAAACCCTAACCTATAGTCAACTGTTGCAGAAAATTGAGGCTGGGGACGTCCAAAAAATTGAAGAAGATCCCTCGCGCCAAATGGCGAAAGTCACCTTAAAGGCTGACAAAGATAAAAAGCCACCCTCGGTGTATCTGGTTTCGCTGTTTGAACAAAACCCGGAATTAATGCAGCAAATTCGGGCGAATAATGTTGAGTATGGAGTTAGCCCTACGGCTGATAATAGTGCGGCGATGGGGTTAATTATCAATATGCTAATTATTTTTGGCGTATTGGCATTTTTATTAATGATTCTGCGACGGTCTACCCAAGCATCGGGCCAAGCGATGAATTTTGGCAAATCTAGGGCTAGATTCCAGATGGAAGCCAAAACGGGCATATTATTTGAAGATGTCGCTGGGGTGGAAGAAGCCAAGGAAGAATTGCAAGAAGTTGTCACTTTCCTGAAGCAACCGGAACGTTTTACCGCGATTGGGGCTAAAATTCCCAGAGGGGTATTGTTAATTGGGCCACCGGGAACGGGAAAAACCTTATTAGCTAAAGCCATTGCTGGAGAAGCCGGAGTTCCGTTTTTTAGTATTTCTGGGTCAGAGTTTGTGGAGATGTTCGTGGGGGTTGGCGCTTCACGGGTGCGGGATTTATTCAGAAAAGCTAAGGAAAATTCTCCTTGTTTAATTTTTATTGATGAAATTGATGCGGTCGGACGTCAACGCGGCGCCGGAATTGGGGGAGGAAATGATGAGCGCGAACAAACCCTAAACCAATTATTAACAGAAATGGATGGGTTTGAAGGCAATACGGGAATTATTGTGATTGCTGCTACCAACCGTCCTGATGTTTTGGATGCGGCGTTATTACGTCCAGGTCGATTTGATCGGCAAGTTATGGTGGATTTACCCACCTTTAATGGTCGTTTAGGAATTCTCAAAGTTCACGCCCGCAATAAGAAGTTATCTGAGGAGGTTTCTTTAGATGCGATCGCCCGTCGAACTCCGGGATTATCGGGCGCAGATTTAGCGAATTTACTCAATGAAGCGGCAATATTAACCGCCCGACGTCGGAAGGAAGCGATTACTCCTTTAGAAATTGATGATGCGATTGATCGGATTACGATTGGGTTAGCGTTAACCCCGTTATTAGATAGTAAGAAAAAGCGGTTGATTGCCTATCACGAAATCGGACACGCTTTATTAATGACATTGTTGAAAAATTCCGATCCGTTAAATAAGGTGACAATTATCCCACGTTCTGGGGGAATTGGCGGTTTTGCTCAACAAATGTTTAATGAAGAAATGGTTGATAGTGGGTTATATACAAAATCCTGGTTAATCGATCAAATTATAATTTGTTTGGGGGGACGAGCAGCAGAAATTGAAGTGTTTGGAGATTCAGAAGTTACCGTTGGTGCGAGTAATGATATTCAAACGGTGACAAATTTAGCACGGGAAATGGTAACTCGTTACGGAATGTCAGAGTTAGGGTTAGTCGCTTTAGAAAGTCCATCGGGAGAAGTGTTTTTAGGGCGAGGATTTCCCTCTCAGTCGGAATATTCCGAAGAAGTGGCGACCAAAATTGATCATCTGATTCGAGATCTGGCTTTTGAATGTTATGAACAAGCGCGAGAAATTGTTCGTCACAATCGAATGTTAATGGATCATTTGGTAGAATTATTGTTAGAAATAGAAACCTTAGATGGGGAACAATTTCGACAATTGGTTGCAGAATATACAACCCTTCCAGAACGTCAATTAGCAACCCGCAGTTAA
- a CDS encoding RelA/SpoT family protein, whose product MNIEILSKTDLDYECSIPDWLQQCMEISTALVKSDTPPTTNGDLIVRAFQFAYKLHQGQYRKSGEPYINHPIAVAGLLRYLGGDSAMVAAGFLHDIIEDTDVTPEELEQHFGAEVRHLVEGVTKLSKFNFSNTTERQAENFRRMFLAMAKDIRVIVVKLADRLHNMRTLDFLPEHKQRSIALETREIFAPLANRLGIGRFKWELEDLSFKYLEPEAYKNIKELVSDRRAFREEKLAELAQVLRDRLEKGSIKCYEVSGRPKHLYGIYKKMNQRQKQFHEIYDIAALRVIVETNEECYRTLAIVHDAFRPIPGRFKDYIGLPKPNRYQSLHTGVIGNTGRPVEVQIRTVEMHHIAEYGIAAHWKYKEKGNSNIGQVTGMDDKFTWLRQLLEWQTDLKDATEYLESVKSNLEFDDVYVFTPEGDVMALTHGATPVDFAYRIHSEVGNRCKGAKVNDRIVPLDTPLKNGDIVEILTQKNIRPSLDWLNFVKTSTAKNRIRQWYKRSHRDENIARGRELLEKEMGKNGFESLLKSEPMLSVSKRCNYHSVDDLLAALGYGEITLNLVVNRLRDVVRSQSQIQTVSQELTTTSLQVPNLPSASPLPSSSASNSPITGVEGLLYHIAGCCNPIPGEPIIGVVTRTKGISIHQQGCSNTLTVEGERFVPVSWNPNYYHGGRPQTYAVNISIEVLDRVGVLNDILSRLKDNNINVCSAQVKTFPDAPALIELGIEICDREQFERTCTQVKNISDVLNLRRINSK is encoded by the coding sequence ATGAATATTGAAATTCTTTCTAAGACTGACCTTGACTATGAATGCAGCATTCCTGACTGGCTGCAACAGTGTATGGAGATCTCGACGGCCTTAGTCAAATCTGATACTCCTCCGACCACCAACGGCGATTTAATTGTGCGGGCGTTTCAATTTGCCTATAAATTGCATCAAGGACAATATCGCAAATCAGGAGAACCTTATATCAATCATCCCATTGCCGTAGCGGGTTTATTACGCTATTTAGGAGGGGATTCTGCCATGGTGGCGGCGGGTTTTCTTCATGACATTATTGAAGATACTGATGTCACTCCCGAAGAATTAGAACAGCATTTTGGGGCAGAAGTTCGCCATCTGGTTGAAGGTGTAACAAAGCTGTCTAAATTTAATTTTTCCAACACCACAGAACGCCAAGCGGAAAACTTTCGCCGAATGTTTTTGGCAATGGCGAAAGATATTCGGGTGATTGTAGTTAAACTCGCTGACCGACTGCATAATATGCGAACGTTGGATTTTCTACCTGAACATAAACAGCGCAGTATTGCCTTAGAAACCCGTGAAATTTTTGCCCCCTTAGCCAACCGTTTAGGGATTGGTCGGTTTAAATGGGAATTAGAAGATTTATCCTTTAAATATTTAGAGCCAGAAGCTTACAAAAATATTAAAGAATTAGTCTCTGATCGGCGAGCCTTTCGAGAAGAAAAATTAGCTGAACTTGCCCAAGTTCTCCGAGACAGACTGGAGAAAGGAAGCATTAAATGTTATGAAGTGAGTGGACGACCTAAACATCTGTATGGCATTTATAAAAAAATGAACCAGAGACAGAAACAGTTCCATGAAATTTATGATATTGCTGCCTTACGGGTAATTGTTGAAACCAATGAAGAATGTTATCGAACTTTAGCGATTGTTCATGATGCCTTTCGCCCGATTCCTGGACGTTTCAAAGATTATATTGGGCTGCCTAAACCTAATCGTTATCAGTCCTTACATACGGGGGTGATTGGTAATACGGGAAGACCCGTTGAAGTCCAAATTCGTACCGTAGAAATGCACCATATTGCCGAATATGGGATTGCTGCCCATTGGAAGTATAAAGAAAAAGGCAATTCTAATATAGGTCAAGTCACCGGAATGGATGATAAATTCACCTGGTTACGGCAATTATTGGAATGGCAAACTGATTTAAAAGATGCTACCGAATATCTCGAAAGTGTTAAAAGTAACTTAGAATTTGATGATGTTTATGTGTTTACCCCCGAAGGGGATGTAATGGCATTGACTCATGGAGCCACTCCCGTTGATTTTGCCTATCGCATTCATAGTGAAGTGGGAAATCGTTGTAAGGGAGCAAAAGTTAATGATCGAATTGTTCCCTTAGATACACCTCTAAAAAATGGCGATATTGTGGAAATATTAACCCAGAAAAATATTCGCCCCAGTTTAGATTGGTTGAATTTCGTTAAAACCAGTACGGCTAAAAACCGAATTCGTCAGTGGTATAAGCGATCGCACCGAGATGAAAATATCGCACGGGGACGGGAATTATTAGAAAAAGAAATGGGAAAAAATGGCTTTGAATCCCTGCTCAAATCTGAACCGATGCTTTCCGTTTCCAAGCGCTGTAATTATCACAGTGTTGATGATTTATTAGCGGCATTGGGTTATGGGGAAATTACCTTAAATTTAGTTGTTAATCGTCTGCGGGATGTGGTCAGATCCCAGAGTCAAATTCAAACGGTTTCCCAAGAACTCACCACCACTTCTTTACAAGTTCCTAATCTGCCTTCGGCGTCTCCCCTTCCTTCTTCTTCTGCAAGTAATTCTCCGATTACAGGAGTTGAAGGATTACTCTATCATATTGCGGGGTGTTGTAATCCAATTCCAGGGGAACCAATTATTGGGGTTGTGACTCGAACAAAAGGGATTTCGATTCATCAACAAGGATGTTCTAATACCTTAACAGTAGAGGGAGAACGCTTTGTTCCTGTGAGTTGGAATCCTAATTATTATCATGGCGGACGTCCTCAAACCTATGCGGTCAATATTTCAATTGAAGTCTTAGATCGGGTGGGAGTTTTGAATGATATTCTATCCCGCTTGAAAGATAATAATATTAACGTTTGTAGCGCTCAAGTTAAAACATTTCCCGATGCGCCAGCGTTAATTGAGTTAGGCATTGAAATTTGCGATCGAGAGCAATTTGAACGCACTTGTACCCAAGTTAAAAACATCAGTGATGTGTTAAATTTGCGTCGAATTAATAGCAAATGA
- a CDS encoding alpha/beta fold hydrolase translates to MTASTPPKIATTRFEPLTWTWKGHQIQYTVQGSGHPLVLIHGFGASIGHWRQNISVLAEGGYRVFALDLLGFGASAKPILDYSLELWEELLTDFWAENIKQPAIFIGNSIGALLSLIMVAQHPEISSGAVLLNCAGGLNHRPEELNFPLRAIMGLFTKFVSSPIIGSFMFNQIRQKHRIRNTLRQVYGNQEAITDELVDLLYTPSNDIGAQQVFASILTAPPGPHPSELLPHIQKPLLIIWGETDPWTPITGAKIYQDLADLSESVEFISIPNTGHCPHDERPEQVNPIILNWLNQHSF, encoded by the coding sequence ATGACAGCAAGCACTCCCCCAAAAATAGCCACAACCCGATTTGAGCCCCTAACCTGGACATGGAAAGGACATCAAATTCAGTACACTGTTCAGGGAAGTGGACATCCTTTAGTCCTGATTCATGGGTTTGGCGCGTCTATTGGACATTGGCGTCAGAATATTTCCGTTTTAGCTGAGGGCGGGTATCGCGTTTTTGCCTTAGATTTATTAGGATTTGGTGCTTCTGCTAAACCTATTCTGGATTATAGTTTAGAATTATGGGAAGAATTACTAACGGATTTTTGGGCAGAAAACATTAAACAACCCGCTATTTTTATCGGTAATTCTATCGGGGCATTATTAAGTTTAATCATGGTTGCCCAGCATCCTGAAATATCCTCTGGGGCTGTATTGCTTAATTGTGCCGGAGGGTTAAATCATCGCCCCGAAGAATTGAATTTCCCCCTACGGGCAATTATGGGATTATTCACAAAATTTGTGAGTTCTCCTATAATTGGGTCGTTTATGTTTAATCAAATTCGACAAAAGCATCGAATTCGGAATACATTGCGTCAAGTTTATGGCAATCAAGAAGCGATTACCGATGAATTAGTAGACCTATTATATACTCCTTCTAATGATATCGGTGCTCAACAAGTCTTTGCTTCTATTTTAACCGCCCCTCCCGGCCCCCATCCTTCAGAATTATTACCCCATATTCAAAAACCGTTATTAATTATTTGGGGAGAAACTGATCCTTGGACACCGATTACAGGAGCAAAAATTTATCAAGATTTAGCAGATCTCAGTGAATCTGTTGAGTTTATTTCAATTCCAAATACAGGTCATTGTCCCCATGATGAACGTCCTGAACAAGTAAATCCTATTATTTTGAATTGGTTAAACCAACATTCTTTTTAA
- a CDS encoding DUF488 domain-containing protein gives MKTQKRTKKSKSNKGLILTFGYGNRKNHDQFLEYLDKYQVNFVIDVRISPRAWSYNWHRNKLQEVCETHNVQYISKTALGNTSGKQNWIPPDREEAEFALQEVAELAEKGTVLLLCAEMNFQRCHRTDVASQLNQLISNSQIEHLE, from the coding sequence ATGAAAACCCAAAAGAGAACTAAAAAATCTAAATCAAACAAGGGACTTATCCTAACTTTTGGATATGGAAACCGAAAAAACCATGATCAATTTTTAGAATACCTGGACAAATATCAGGTTAATTTCGTAATCGATGTCAGAATAAGTCCCCGTGCTTGGAGCTATAATTGGCACCGGAATAAATTACAGGAAGTCTGTGAAACTCATAACGTCCAATACATCTCTAAAACGGCTTTAGGTAATACATCAGGTAAGCAAAACTGGATTCCACCCGACCGAGAAGAAGCCGAGTTCGCGTTACAAGAAGTTGCGGAACTTGCTGAAAAAGGAACGGTTTTATTATTGTGTGCTGAAATGAATTTTCAGCGATGTCATAGAACTGATGTAGCCAGCCAACTTAATCAATTAATTTCTAATAGCCAGATTGAACATTTGGAATAA
- a CDS encoding GGDEF domain-containing protein has protein sequence MRLDISTMSVMVSAASILQSITLIFFFFLTRKYQGIGIYTIGTLLSALGFLLFPIRPLLSNPLIALNLRFLGNLLITYAQILYTVGIIKFLNKKPPSFFFIALASVCLVIQVYFVYIKNDFIIRNMGIIFTSIISYCWAIYFLIKFREKSLYASSVFICISFIFNIIFLLFRAIMLPLTNTKALLESNSVNITTIWSIFLFDYLRNTGFIMMITQRLYHDVNQLATLDFLTNTFNRRAMQQYLEHEIARFNRSQIPFSLIMLDVDYFKLINDTYGHDRGDLVLKHLTTILKENLRSQDLLSRWGGEEFLILLPQTNLQEAFLLANRLRTTVEENPANEGLIYYTISLGVGTFTQEYNGALTPLLIAIDQALYQAKQNGRNQVIKASNC, from the coding sequence ATGCGTCTTGATATTAGCACAATGTCCGTCATGGTCAGTGCAGCATCTATTTTACAATCAATTACTTTGATTTTTTTCTTCTTTTTAACGAGGAAATATCAAGGAATTGGGATTTATACGATTGGCACTTTATTATCAGCACTCGGCTTTTTGTTGTTTCCGATTCGTCCCCTTTTATCTAATCCATTAATTGCATTGAATCTTCGGTTTTTGGGCAATTTGTTGATTACATATGCTCAAATTCTTTACACCGTTGGTATTATAAAATTTTTAAATAAAAAACCCCCTTCCTTTTTTTTTATTGCTTTAGCCTCTGTCTGCTTAGTGATCCAAGTTTATTTTGTCTATATCAAAAATGATTTTATTATCCGAAATATGGGTATAATTTTTACCTCCATAATTTCTTATTGTTGGGCTATTTATTTTTTAATTAAATTCCGAGAAAAGTCTCTCTATGCGTCATCTGTTTTTATTTGCATTTCATTTATTTTTAATATAATTTTTTTACTCTTCAGAGCTATTATGCTTCCCCTAACTAATACGAAGGCTTTACTGGAGTCTAATTCAGTTAATATAACCACAATTTGGTCTATATTTTTGTTTGACTACCTGCGGAATACTGGTTTTATTATGATGATCACTCAACGATTATATCATGATGTTAATCAATTAGCAACTCTCGATTTTTTAACAAATACCTTTAATCGTAGAGCAATGCAACAGTATTTAGAACATGAAATTGCTCGATTTAATCGCAGTCAAATTCCATTTTCACTGATTATGCTTGACGTGGATTACTTCAAATTAATTAATGATACCTATGGGCATGATCGAGGAGATTTAGTGTTAAAACACTTAACAACAATACTAAAAGAAAATCTCCGATCTCAGGATCTCCTCAGTCGTTGGGGAGGGGAAGAATTTCTAATTTTGTTACCCCAGACAAATCTTCAAGAAGCATTCCTCCTTGCCAATAGACTGCGAACTACCGTTGAGGAAAATCCCGCTAACGAGGGATTGATTTATTATACAATTAGTTTGGGTGTAGGAACGTTTACTCAAGAATATAATGGAGCATTAACTCCCCTGTTAATAGCAATCGATCAAGCTCTTTATCAAGCCAAGCAAAACGGTAGAAATCAGGTTATTAAAGCTTCAAATTGTTAG
- the patD gene encoding heterocyst frequency control protein PatD: protein MLSKSTCQAIAEFQNSLQQLHSTAISVPLDLSGLKQTFKQLKITFQTQIMGINSSDFDPPVESIIQSYLTETHKQMRLLEMDLKFLQASHQPSTLNSRLTPIQNRLNTLLSYCEDILGQGVGGVRGG from the coding sequence ATGTTATCAAAATCTACTTGTCAAGCGATCGCCGAGTTCCAAAACAGCTTACAACAGCTTCACAGCACCGCGATCTCAGTCCCTCTTGATCTTAGCGGTTTAAAACAAACTTTTAAACAGCTAAAAATCACCTTTCAAACTCAAATTATGGGGATCAACTCTAGTGATTTTGATCCCCCTGTTGAGTCTATAATTCAATCCTATTTAACCGAAACCCATAAACAGATGCGACTGTTAGAAATGGATCTGAAATTTTTGCAAGCATCCCATCAACCCTCTACTCTCAACAGCCGCCTCACCCCGATTCAAAATCGCCTTAATACTTTATTAAGTTATTGTGAAGATATTTTAGGACAAGGGGTAGGGGGAGTAAGAGGGGGTTAA
- a CDS encoding glycosyltransferase → MGIGNYQRQSQYFNNPQVYKPLEEIYSDLDSWTNEIFEQEADRFENVNLSVVLPPLFYEGKFIKGFYFSESVDLLNKLLPQLSDFFFSMADSHWCSYPWSNTADAYACLYHNPSRADWFRKTYPQRANKVLIPVSDSDFIHEYLIAPQPINIKDIDVLCVSRLSSVNNLPVIAKALKIYRKKYNKLLKMTLILEHYFDLNSIHLLSGEAQLEWQKIKNILVNSLDSIQVISQVDYYQEMPLYYSRSKLFLLGSLLEGKNRRISEAMSCNIPVICFQELNQYARGEDEIVPPESGLLSAFDPESLADTLHTALENLTVFQPRLNYLKYRGRKNFFNTCLDSFSYYANIIPDYIQGQAYNNLWLDLAVQQNYQISLHDFLYGRSPRSHLQGLTNIYKTLNQWIRTQG, encoded by the coding sequence ATGGGAATCGGAAACTACCAGCGTCAAAGCCAATATTTTAACAATCCCCAAGTTTATAAACCTTTAGAAGAAATTTACTCAGATTTAGATAGCTGGACAAATGAAATTTTTGAACAAGAAGCAGATCGATTTGAAAACGTTAATTTGTCGGTTGTGCTTCCGCCTTTATTCTATGAAGGTAAATTTATTAAAGGATTTTATTTTAGTGAATCCGTCGATTTATTAAATAAACTTTTACCTCAACTTTCTGATTTCTTCTTTTCAATGGCAGATTCTCACTGGTGTTCCTACCCTTGGTCTAATACCGCCGATGCCTATGCTTGTTTATATCATAATCCCTCCCGTGCAGATTGGTTTAGAAAAACCTATCCGCAACGGGCGAATAAAGTTTTAATTCCGGTTTCTGATTCGGATTTTATTCATGAATATTTAATTGCACCTCAGCCTATTAATATCAAAGATATTGATGTTTTGTGTGTGTCTCGGTTATCTTCTGTTAATAATCTTCCTGTGATTGCTAAGGCGTTAAAAATCTATCGAAAGAAATATAACAAACTCTTAAAAATGACCTTAATTTTAGAACATTATTTTGACTTAAATTCCATCCATTTACTCAGTGGAGAAGCTCAATTAGAATGGCAAAAAATTAAAAATATTTTAGTCAATTCTTTAGATTCTATTCAGGTTATTTCTCAGGTTGACTATTATCAAGAAATGCCCCTTTATTATTCTCGATCTAAACTGTTTCTGTTGGGTTCTCTTTTAGAAGGAAAAAATCGCAGGATTTCAGAAGCAATGAGTTGTAATATTCCGGTGATTTGTTTTCAAGAATTGAATCAATACGCCAGAGGTGAAGATGAAATAGTTCCTCCAGAATCAGGATTATTGTCTGCATTTGATCCCGAATCTTTGGCGGATACTCTGCATACAGCCTTAGAAAATTTGACGGTTTTTCAACCTCGTCTCAATTATTTAAAATATCGCGGAAGAAAGAACTTTTTTAATACTTGTTTAGATAGTTTCTCTTATTATGCGAATATCATTCCTGATTATATTCAAGGACAAGCCTATAATAATTTGTGGTTGGATTTAGCCGTCCAACAGAATTATCAAATTAGTCTTCATGATTTTTTGTATGGGCGTTCTCCGCGATCGCATCTTCAAGGATTAACGAATATTTATAAAACTCTTAACCAATGGATTAGAACTCAAGGTTAA
- a CDS encoding cyclase family protein — protein MMKTINYRKIIDLTHNIDPNIPLWPGDPPVQIETVADFSTSGYYLRRFSMGEHSGTHLNAPKSFYEDGIGIDEYSPESCILPTVVIDIREKTILNPDSILTLNDIEAWEKQHQIIPENSMVLLYTGWQEKWPDPVAFLNVDQQGKLHFPGFGSEATQFLIEQRHIRGVGIDTHGVDPGFDDSFITNKLILKNNGFVLENLTNLDQLPATEITLILGIIRLTGGSGSPVSVLALI, from the coding sequence ATGATGAAAACGATTAATTACCGCAAAATTATTGATTTAACCCATAATATTGATCCTAATATTCCTTTATGGCCTGGTGATCCTCCGGTTCAAATAGAAACCGTTGCAGATTTTTCGACATCAGGCTATTATTTAAGAAGGTTTTCTATGGGAGAACATAGCGGAACTCATTTGAACGCTCCCAAAAGTTTTTATGAAGATGGAATTGGAATTGATGAATATTCCCCGGAGTCTTGTATTCTTCCCACCGTTGTGATTGATATTCGAGAAAAAACCATCTTAAATCCTGACTCAATTTTAACTCTAAATGATATTGAAGCTTGGGAAAAACAGCATCAGATTATTCCAGAAAATAGTATGGTTTTACTCTATACAGGTTGGCAAGAAAAATGGCCTGATCCTGTGGCTTTTTTGAATGTTGATCAACAGGGAAAATTGCACTTTCCAGGGTTTGGAAGTGAGGCGACTCAATTTTTAATCGAACAGCGACATATTAGGGGAGTAGGAATTGATACTCATGGCGTTGATCCGGGTTTTGATGATAGTTTTATAACTAATAAACTAATTTTAAAAAACAACGGTTTTGTGTTAGAAAATCTGACGAATCTTGATCAACTTCCTGCTACTGAAATTACTTTAATTCTAGGAATTATCAGGCTCACAGGTGGTTCTGGTTCACCTGTTTCTGTGTTAGCCTTAATTTAA